A genomic window from Plasmodium malariae genome assembly, chromosome: 10 includes:
- the OMPDC gene encoding orotidine 5'-phosphate decarboxylase, putative, with translation MKTKLEKRRSEVNTCLCIGIDPDEDDIQNFKKNEKEKGFKNIRNNLNDSGINAIEIGRDLLLGKESFDNLKEKDEFFYFFNHFCFYIINTTKQHALVYKMNFAFYIPYGSVGIDVLKNVFDLLHYLNIPTILDMKINDIGNTVKSYRKFIFEYLKSDSCTVNIYMGTEMLRDICYNEEKKQYYSAFVLIKTTNKDSYIFQKDLSSGNKQAYMLMAEKAQEMSSILKIEENNEFIGFVVGANSFEEMKIIRNQFPDCYILSPGIGAQNGDLLKTLSYGYTQNYEKLLINIGRTITKNADPKKASEMYYNQITQILKGLQN, from the coding sequence atgaaaacaaaattagaaaaaagaaggagTGAAGTAAATACCTGTTTGTGTATTGGAATAGACCCTGATGAAGAtgatatacaaaattttaagaaaaatgaaaaagaaaagggaTTTAAAAACATTAGGAACAACTTAAATGATAGCGGAATAAATGCAATTGAAATAGGAAGAGATCTTTTATTAGGAAAAGAATCCTTTGACaacttaaaagaaaaagatgaattcttttatttttttaatcatttttgtttttatataattaatacaaCAAAACAACATGCGTtagtatataaaatgaattttgctttttacaTCCCATATGGTTCAGTAGGCATtgatgttttaaaaaatgtctttgatttattacattatttaaatataccaACAATTCTTGATATGAAAATTAATGATATTGGAAATACAGTTAAAAGTTATaggaaatttatttttgaatatttgaAAAGTGACTCCTGCactgttaatatatatatgggcaCCGAAATGTTAAGAGACATATGttataatgaagaaaagaaaCAGTACTATAGTGCTTTTGTTCTTATTAAAACAACAAATAAAGATTcctatatatttcaaaaagaCCTTTCTTCTGGTAATAAACAAGCATATATGTTAATGGCAGAAAAAGCCCAGGAAATGTCatccattttaaaaatagaagaaaataacGAATTTATTGGTTTTGTTGTTGGTGCCAATAGTTTtgaagaaatgaaaattataagaaatcAATTTCCAGATTGCTATATTTTATCTCCAGGAATAGGAGCACAGAATGGGGATTTGCTTAAAACGTTAAGTTATGGTTACACtcaaaattatgaaaaattattgatTAATATTGGTAGAACTATAACGAAAAATGCCGATCCGAAAAAAGCTTCTGAAATGTACTATAATCAGATTACTCAAATTTTGAAAGGGCTACAAAATTAG
- the PmUG01_10034600 gene encoding conserved Plasmodium protein, unknown function, translating to MEGPRSLKKVNVYKRLPYLYVGMFFIGGLLEVVFCSTNFYQIYNIGESEKELEDNVTELVKRYELRQKIKEKATQISEE from the exons atggag GGGCCAAGGAGTTTGAAAAAGGTAAACGTTTACAAGCGTTTGCCATATTTGTACGTAGGAATGTTTTTCATCGGAGGTTTGCTTGAAGTAGTTTTTTGTTCCACgaatttttatcaaatttataacattg GAGAAAGTGAAAAAGAATTAGAAGATAATGTTACAGAGCTTGTGAAAAGATATGAACTTAGACAGAAAATTAAAGAAA AAGCTACACAAATTTCAGAAGAATAA
- the PmUG01_10034700 gene encoding HORMA domain protein, putative — METYVFEFIEAFTHLILYLMNIYSSEYFKKKRKFNTLLWHCSNKQVEEYIQQALIPIKKYLLDKSLYKYRIILKNLRDEVIKIFTIEFEQLYKTNSKQLSYSSFEQFAWDFFTYLEMQMFENCDTEKTFEISFDLLKDHEENPSIHESLKDDWEIISYDNLEMYKKKILKSMNIFDNNKASSICQIYVESRKDTC; from the exons ATGGAAACTTATGTGTTTGAATTTATTGAAGCGTTCACTCATTTAATACTTTATTTAATGAACATTTACTCTTCTG agtattttaagaaaaaaagaaaattcaaTACCCTCCTATG GCATTGCTCAAATAAACAAGTAGAGGAATATATACAACAG gcaCTAATtcctataaaaaaatacctgTTGGATAAAagcttatataaatacagaataattttaaagaatttgAGAGATGAagtcataaaaatattcacaaTTGAGTTTGAGCAATTATACAAAACAAATAGCAAACAACTTAGCTATTCTTCCTTTGAGCAGTTTGCTTGGGACTTTTTTACGTATCTTGAAATGCAGATGTTTGAAAACTGTGATACGG AAAAGACGTTTGAGATTTCCTTTGATTTACTGAAAGACCATGAGGAAAACCCCTCCATTCATGAGAGCTTAAAAGATGATTGGgaaataatttcatatgATA ACCTAGAAATGTACAAAAAGaagattttaaaaagtatgaatatttttgataataataaGGCCAGCTCTATATGTCAg ATATACGTCGAAAGCCGAAAAGACACGTGTTAA
- the PmUG01_10034800 gene encoding conserved Plasmodium protein, unknown function, with protein sequence MAVKKNQDIKRNFKILFERRIILSHEGEIYFDQSINAFYGICLIILSITTIIFSSLFFFLNMHPYASYYYIVTVGSIPVYILYKYFTWISLELFKYS encoded by the coding sequence atggcggtgaaaaaaaatcaggatataaaaagaaacttcaaaattttgttcgagcgaagaattatattatcaCATGAAggtgaaatatattttgaccAATCAATAAACGCATTTTATGGAATATGTTTAATCATCTTATCCATCacaacaattattttttcatctttgtttttttttttaaatatgcatCCTTACGCATCCTATTATTACATCGTAACTGTTGGCTCAATtcctgtttatattttatataaatactttaCGTGGATATCCTTagaactttttaaatattcttaa